The genomic window tcagcacagctcagtctGAGGCACCTTGTACTCTGGTTCCCGAGGCATTCTGGAGCCACTCTCTTGCACTTGGAGCTTATTTGCCCTAAGAAGTGTCCCCACAGTCAGGTTCTACCTcgtgagaaaaaaacaaacaataaaaacccaACACCAAACACAAAATGCCACATTCCCTTTGTCAATGGGAAagaggaccaaaaaaaaaaatgaagccatAGAgtggaaaaccccaaaacctacAAGAAAACAAGAGCTGAAAGTGaagaaaaccccagaatttattaaaaaaattatttgaactgTCCACAAGCAGTGATTGTATAAACACTAAACAACAGGAACATAAATGAACACTATGGGAAAAGAAACTGCTGACATTTTTACTGCAGGAAGGACAGACCACCAAGAACAGCCTGACTCAAACACCCAGCGCTGGTTCCCACACCAGAGCTGTTTGTGTTGGCTCCAGCACCTAGTTCCAAGCAGAACAGTAAGAACATGCATTCTGCTGATGTTTGAATAACCCCTGCCAACAAATTGATcacccagcagccaggctgtgggagATAAGAGAAATAAGTGTGAGAGAGCAAGAAAGTACAACAAAAAGACACTCAGCACTCTTCTTCTAGCATCAGTGTTGAGTGGGAGCTCTTTCTGTTTCCCTtctttaaaaggttttatttctttcccccagTCCAGGAAAAGCATAACCCAAAAGGCATTGGTGAGCATACATGTAATATACATGCAGGGGAGACACGGCTGCCCCAGAAACAGAGATTTCACAGATGGTAACCCAGAGGACAGCCTAAATCAAGCAAATCTCTAAATAAGGTCTGGGAGGCACTTTCTGAAGAAGAGCCACATTAATGCCAAGTAGGCAATTCCAGCTGTTGGCTGGacccctgcccagcagcctcctgcaTTCACCTGGCCACCCTGCTAGCCCAGAACCTGCCTCACACAggtccctgcacagggcacTTGAAGCAACAGCTCCAAACCATTGTCACTCCTCAAATTGCCCAGGGAGCAAACCTGCATGGAAATTGGTCACAAAAAATAATACTACATTTCTTCTAGAAAATACAGCTGCTTTCTCTAAGAAGGGAGTCACTTAGCATGGAGGACAACAATGACTTCTGACCCTTCTTTTCAGATactttaattcttttccttctcacacAGAGTGCATGAGCTTGGTACATTAGCTCATCAGGATGTGTGCACATCATGCcacaaatgcaaagaaaacagagtgaATAATTAAAAGTACAGTAAATTTATAATTGTTTTAAACTGCCATGCCCCAGTATAGTCTATCTCCTGAAGAGATTTAATCCTTTCactattttctgccttttaaagacttttaatattaaatggAAATCTGTACCTTTAGTTGTCATTTTCCATCTTGCACAAGTAAACCTTTCCCTCAGCATCTTTTTaagttataaataaaacacccaactattttctttttcccacagATGAGAACATTAAAACATTGACATTTTAATCTGTTTGATACAAGAATGAGTTGTGTCAGCACAGTGCTTCCAGCTACAACAACAGAAAACCCAAGTTTAATTAAAGACAGAGTGGAGAAGCCGCATGCTACTTCCCCTGAACCAGGGATGTACGGCAGATCCTTGCTCGCTCACCATTCTGGGCTCAGGCTCCTCTCTGGGTAAGTGCTGATCAAGCAAAATATGAttgaaaaggaaggagaggtaggacaaaaaacaaacaaatattttctcaggTAGGAGATGCAAAAGGTGAGCCCGCATACCTGAGGCATACAGACATCACAGATTTTACCCAGAAAACAGAGCCTTCAAGAGTTCTTTCAGAGGATCTGAAGCAGGATTTCACCAGGCAGCTCATTAGATCTGCCACAAAGCATGAAAGCCACTTGCCAGTTGTGTTGTACACTGCTCCTCATGTCAGTCTCCAAGAGGCCAGCCCTGGCAAAGGAAACAGCCAGGCACACAGCTGGACATTCTGTGCTGAATGCAAGGCTGAGCTGCAAGGGTAGAGTGATGGCCCAGCTCTCACCCCAGAGATCAGGGCTTCCTCTGGATTACCAATGGAGacttggaaataaaaccaagctggCACATGCATGATAACCAGGCACCTGGCAGAAGCTATTTCCCCTTGAAGCTTGTTAATCTGCAGctgacagcaaaacaaaatcattctGGGACCAGTCAAATAAAAAAGATCTCTCATTATCCAGTGGTCAGGTTAATCAGAACTACTAAGATGCTGGTCCACAATAACCACAAGATTAAGATAAGCAAAAAGGGAACTTGGAAAATACTAGTTTGGCTCCTTTCATTTAACTTCTgcacaaataaacacaaaaataaaactacagtACATAACTGGATGGGCTTGCCCCCCCGAGCATTGGGCTGGCAGATGTTGCAGCTGTGCTTAGAGCGTCAGGGTTCAAACATGTCATCCCCTTTAGCTGGTTGCAATAATCTAAGGCACTCTAATAGctgttctcttctgctttcatttcccTCTTCCATTTTAGTGCCTGTAGCAGCTCTGTGGCAGTTAGTAGCAGTGCCAGTCCCAAGCAGTGTTGTGCTCTTGTCACACATAACACAGCGTGGCACCATCCATCTCATGGAACACAAACATGCCAAGATCCAAGACCTCTGCCACCACAACCATAATCTGTAAATGTCCAAGTTCCATCCCCAAGTACCCCAGCTCTGGCACCCAtctgcagcagtgcctgggaagAGTTGTCAGAAATCCAGATTAACTAGAGATGATTTCTCCATTACTGTCTGCTAATCAAAAAACATCACCCCCAGAGCCTCCAGACACTGGTTTAGACTCTGAAGCAATGAAGAAGACTTCACAGAAGGCATTCTCTTGGCATGCCCAAGAATCAATAATCCACTTGTACAGTTCACTTGgattctatttttaaaactctttttacAGATTACCAGAGACAAGAGTTTTCCCTCCTAATGTACACCTTAGAGAAGAACTTGCAGAAAGTAGTAGACAACTATTATGAATATGCAGCAAATAGCACAAACTAATcgaattttatatttattaattccTTAGTATTCCAGAGAAGGAGATAATATTTGGCAGAGGACATGTACTGCAACAAGCGCAGTGttgtgcagagagcagagctggtctttctgcagtgttttgctCTCACTAGGATGTGCTCTAAACCAAGGgctgccaccacagccacaGAGCCAGTTGTCACAGCTGAAAAGTGTCAGTGGCCTCCTGGCATAGGCAAGTATTTTACAAAACCTTCAAGAATCTGCTGTCAAGATACTTCACATGACCCTGCAGACACTTCATTAAAAAGCCAAACTCTACAGCAAAGAAATGAGTAGGATTGCTGCTCTTGTACGACTGCATTTCAAAGAGAACCCTTTTCAAGAgggtaacagaaaaaaaagacatttaatagCAAATTTTATGAGAGAAGGATAAAAACCAGGTAGTTCAACAGTTCCTGAAATCCCAATGGTGGTCAATAAATCGACTTCTCCTTCACATTATATGAAGAGGCTGTACTTAGCAAATCACTGTGTAAGCTGCCTCAATAACAGCAATCCTGCTATCAAGTTTACTTGCAATGAGTccaacaaagaaattaatttcttagatGACAAGAAAAGGTTATCTAGAACTGGGAAAACACATGAGACAAAGATTTCCactaataaaacaaatatcAGACTCAGAGCTGAATTTGAAgctattttttctctgaaagatttGAAATCCCTGTAGCCCAAACACCAGAGCTACAAAGAAAACATCTGCAACCTGCCCTGCTAAAAACATGAGGAGAGCAGAACAAGCCACAGCGCTTTTCAGTACCTGAGTTACTCCCTCAGCTCCATGCATACTGTTCCTCGAGTGAAGctcagaacaagaaaatataCTGCAGCCCAAGTTCCAGAGTTAGAAACAAACCTCACTTTGAGCTACCAGCTGATTCACTCCCCAAAATTTCAGTACAATATCATTTCCAGAATTCAGAACATGCCCCTTTCACAAGTATGAACTTGTTTCTTATGACTCCAGCAAGTAACAAAACACACTTTCCTGGTCTCATCTTACTGATTTTATTGGTCTGTTTAATCCCAAGACATTCCACAGGTATCAGTCACCCATCCTATTTTCCAGTTATCaaattttttcataaatatttccaCAAAAGGGCACCACTTTCCTCTATGttaccttttcttcctctcactgTAATACACAACCTTCTGTTATTCCTCATTTCATAATCCTCATACTTGTCTGTGCACATCAAGTAAGCAAACTGACCTGATTTATCCACGTGCCCACTGGAAGACAGCCAAAAACATAAGACAACACAGAGGTTTGATTTTGAAGGTCATTATATAAAAAAGTGGATTCcctgtctctgctctgctgcccaaagATCTGCTCCCACCAGTTCTTACAGCAACTGAATCCATCCAACATCCAGGAACTCTATGATCACATCTCACACCTGGCATCTGCTCTGGATGGCTTGGTGACTACACTGCACTAGCAGAATCAATTTCTACAGATTTGGGGTTAGTTGTAAAAGCTTGTTGAATTTCTCTATTTCACAGCTGCAAAGTTAACATCAAATTTTAATCAATTCCAAACCAAAGCCACGTAATTCACCTGAAATAATAACAAAGATTTAGATTGTCAGCTTCTGTCCCACATCCATTTAAccccagctgcccagagcagcaacAGGTCACAATCACCTCTAGTGCTGTTGTTGTGGCTGGTTAAGCAGGGGACCTCTAGGAATCTCTAGAAAGGATTCCTGCAAATCCCACAGGAAGATAGATTACTCTGCTAGGACAGTTATATCTTGAGTGAGTGGCTTGAAGTAGGTCAAATGGGGAAGAGTTAAAATCTAGTTTCCACAGTTATTAAAAGAAAGAGCTTGAGGAGCTGTTTGGACCACTCATGCTAATTTCTTGTATTCTTTGGAAAACAAGCTATTtgagaggacagaaaaaaacaataatggGGAGGTAGTTTTGTTGGGGTGGtgttgtgtttaattttttttttcagatttgttgACATGAGTAGCTACAGTCTTGTCTGTGTGACACTGATGGCAAAGAAATGGAATGGCCAGTACAAGACTCTGGCTAGAAGAAAAGTGGAGAGGGTAATATAGCATTAGTAACATGAATTTTCAGAGAATATATTCTTGCACTGGCatggtttttaattaaatgcttaTTGCTAATTAATAGCACAGATATAGCAGGTTTTGTATGGCAGTTGACTTGATGCAAAATGACATTTGattaagaaaatcaaaatcaacATGACACATCAAGTGGGCTAGAGACTGATAGGCCTCAGAATATAATTGCAGATAAGGCCAAATACTAAATAAATGTTTCCAGCTTATAGCAATTAAATATCAACACAAAAGAGAACAGTTTCTTTTATCCCACCCTCAAGAGCTTGACCCTATGTTATGCAGCAGTTTTGTCtatgctctgaaaaaaaagcacaagatgATTACTGAACAAATTTACAGATTAGAGCGATGAAAACAAGGATCAGTGGTAGAAAGCAATTTAGTTTGCCAGACAAAGAAGACTGGAGCAAAGATCACCATTTTTAATATAGCTAAATGTAAGAAAACATGCCTAAGCCCCACTTCCACGCTGGCAGTCTCTCCTGAAAGCAGGTACTCTGAAAGGTCACTGTAGAAAAACATTTGTAGGGAGCTTCAAGGGAGATACTGTGGGTAAATAAGGCCATGgagaaaattttgctttcatatttccTCCAAAGCTAAAACTACACAAGGGAGGCTTCAGAAAACAGTTGATAGCAGCTGGTGACAGAAActcacacaattaaaaaaaaccaaccactCTCCTAGAAAGCTGCCAAAAGTTTGGTTGAAACAGAAGTAAGGAAGTGTTTGGGCATCTCACACCTTCCTTGAAGGTCAAAATGGACAAAACTCAGGTGTCTGAAAGACAGGAAGCAAGTGAGACAGATACCAGTTCTACTCATACTTCTCTGAACACCATCCTCATGTCCCAAATACAAGCATTCAAGctctccctcttcttcctttcataCCTTGTCTTTATAGAATATGCAGagcattaatatttataaacttAAAGGGAGCTACTCACACACAGTGAAACTAAacatcttgttttcttcagcaaTTAAATCCCACTGCTACATGTCACAGCTTTTTTCACCTGAGGTACAGAAGGGCCAGGTAATGCTGTGACCTCGCTCAGCTGTTACAAAACCTCTTAGCAAGCATTCTGCAATCCCCCCAGCAGGTGACAATCCCATGACAGGGCATGGTCCATACCAACTGCACCCAGAGCATCTGCTGCTTTGGTCTGGTCATGAATATAtagaaaggagaggaagaaaaagcctAGAGAACAATTTATCCTGTATCTCTTTATATCAAAACTCCTCTCACTATTAGCTCTTTCAGTTTATTCCTCCACCTTTATATAAAGTTGTGTTTAGAACATCACATGCAGCTAAACAACTGAAAGCCTAGAACACAAAAGCTCAAGGAACATACATACAAAGTGCTGAGGAATTACAGCCCTACCTCCCAATTCCCTGCCTGGGGTTCTCAGGTTCCCACCTGACAGCAGCACCTGTCATCTGTGTTGAACAGTGCAGCTGTGATCCTGGCCACGATCAAGTGAGGTACAACActccttcagcagctgtgaTTAATCAAGAGCTCTGACACAAGATCTTTTAACCACACTAATGGGAGATTTCTGCCCTAAGTTTTACACCACAGGACCACCTTAGACACCTCTAAGCCAGgtttctcccagcagagcccatcTGCCCATGAGCCACAACCCAGCTGCAGTGGAGAGATTTGTGGTTTCCCTACCTGCCACCTGCCTCCTTCCAACATCAACGCATAGCTTCAAGGTCCAAAGGGACACTCAAAAGAAAGCTGGAGTGATAAAGAGGAATCAAtgtcaaaacaaacaaatagcTTTCAAATGATTTGGGACTCTAAAAATGAGAGGCTGTATTTTTAGCCTGCATACAAGTAGCTCTAGGTGCTTTTCCTTTGTCCCCATGACAGTAGGTAAATGAACACACCTGCCTCACCTCGCACCCTGCTGATGGTAAACACGAGGTCTTGCATTCAGGTTACAATGTGGAGTTActtcagagcagccctgtgccaaAATAGCACATTTCTGAGGGATGCAAAGGTATtcaataaaaagcttttaaaggcatatttttaaacttgcagcaggaaagcttttctgtgTCAAGACAGTAATTCTTTTAACAGCATTGATCAAAATGTCATTCTTTTATGAGTGTACAATACCTTTTAATGGCATACAACAAACCATTAGGGTTCTACAcctctgtgcagcacagagcttACTGGAAAATCAGCAACACCGGCCAAGAGATAGCCACTGAGTTTTATGCCTCTCATAAGGAAGAGTTTCTTCCATTCTCTGCTGCACCCAAATACCCGCAAGTGAAGTGACCTCAAAAAATTAAGTCAAACTACTCACCACTTTCACcatagctttttttccccacatattTTCCTCCAAAAATGCCTCTCATAAACACAACAAATATTCTGGCTTTCCAAAGTGGGATTTTATCACCAGGGTCTATTCTggctctttcttttcctcattagTGATCACACTTACCGCAAGACAGCACTGACTGAGGAATTGGAGGAGTTGAACAAAATggtttgattttcagaaatgggATGAAGTGCCACCTGCCCTTTCCTAACACTGAAGTCTGGGTCAGAATCCATCTACAAataatctattatttttttaaatactccaGCCCTTCAAAGGGTGAGAGCACTGGTGATTGCATTTGCTCTGCTTGAATGGAAGACCAGCATGGGCTTTCTGTAGGCATTCAGCACTTTACAGCCTGATTTTAGTTACAAATATCAACAGGAAAGGGAATGATTTACATCAACTCACTTTCAAGGCTTTTCCTGTCAAGGGAAAGAGAATATTTATGGGATTTAATCATCACTGTTAACTGAGTAATGGCAGCAGCAAAAGAGCAGTATTTCACTCTCTGAAATACTTCTTGATCTAGCAGGATCTCAGCTGCTTCTGGAAGTGTAAAGCCATCAGtataaacaaatgaaaaaacaattcccaataaaacacaaagtaaaCCTATaaatcaaagacagaaaaactggtagaaaaaggcaacagaaaaaaTGGAGGTTCTAAAATCAAAATCTGGAATGAAATTAACTTCAGTAAAGTTTGAGAGGCTGCTTTTCTCTTACATGTTCAGAAGCAGCTTTGTGCCTCTGAGTTTGTTATGAGATGTTGCTGTAAGTTTTCTCAGTCCcatctaaaatttaaaaatgaatgttaatttttctctttaagacAATTTTTATAAGCATTCAACTCAAACAGGACAATTTATGCTCCAGAAGATGTCATTGTCTCAGTCAGAACACCACAAAGCCAATGACGCTTACATTTTCCCAGCATTCATTATTAAACATATGGTCAGAGAAGTCAGCCTCCAAAAAGCAGGACTGTGCCACATGATCCAACTAATAACCCAGACCAAAACCTGGTCAGAGTTGGAATTTCAAAGTTATCAGGGAATGATTTCTCACTATCACATACAGGAGATTTCAGAGTTGCTCCTTCATGGTTGTTGTAGTAAAGAGAGTGAATAAACAGTCAAGCacttttggaattttttaaacTGGTGATTTTCTAGGTTATCCGAAATATATTAACCAAATCCCCTGCATTTTGCTATAGCAACTAATTTCTTCTTAGGGTTAATACTACCCTATACTAACCCTACACTACATTCTGTGCAATAAACACTGTGGCAGCATAGAAGAGCTGTTCCTGTCTTTCCCCGCCACCCCTCCCTCCCCGTACAGCTTCAATACAAGCAACTCTCTATTTCTTTATCTCATCAGTGATGTGGTAATAAACTAAGGTCTTAAATTAAGAAGGTCAAACAGGACCAACATAGGCAAGAACCCGACTCATTGAGTACTTCAGCACCTATCAGCTCAGTGTTTTACTTTAAATCTCCACCTCTGAAAGCTTTTCATAACAGGTTTTGCACTGTTCGTCAGAAACTGCAGAGATGCATttgatcccacttttcagcAAAAAATCAGACCAGATGATGTTTCCTAATGACTTTGCAGCACAACCTGCTTGGAGAAGGTTTTGCACCCAGGTGTTACAACGAGTGACCGCTGTGACCATATTCAACGTGGCTTGCAGAACTTTGAATCTCAGCCCATCCTTCTCCTCTTTAGAGGGTTCAGGGAGCTGCTTGGCTAGATGGGATCCTCCCAAGCACTAACCTGGTCCGTAGTTTGGCAGGTGCCAGCTTTTTCCAGGACCCTGCAACTCAAGAGTCTGGCCCACCATCTCTCCCGGAACGGCAACGGAGGAGCCGGCGGAAGCAGCGCGGCCTGTCCCGGAGAGGGCGGCCGGGAAAGGAGCCTTCCCTGCCCCCCAGCCTCTCTGGAGAGGAGTCCGGGCGGGAGGTCCTCCGCCAGCGCCGGCCTCAGCTGGCGGGGGATGCCCAGGGACACGGTGGGGACTGCCCGGGGGCACAGCGGGGGCACGGTGGGGACACGGTGAGGACACAGCGCACCCACGGCACCCGGAGACCGCCCCAAGGCCCGCCAGCAGCGGCAGCGCCGTTCGAACGGCCCGCCAGCCCCGCCTCCGCCCCGGCCCTCACTGACGGGGCGGGTGAGGGTAAGTCCCGCTTCCAAAGCGACCAATCAGCACTCGGCAAAGGCGGGGGCGGTGCCGGCTGCGCACGCGGGAGGCCGCACGAGCCCGCGGGGCCCCGCAGACATTGATTAACGGAAGAACTGTCCAATAGAAGCTCGGCTTCCCGCCCCTCCGTGACGGCGATTGGATAGCCCGGAAGGGGCGGGGCGCTCCCTCGCCGAGGAGGGGCGTTGCCATGGCGACGGGCGGTGCCGGGCCGCAGCCATGGCCGGCCCGCTGTGCTCTGGGCAGCGCTGCCCCGGCCAGCCGCCGGGACTGGACCCTCATTTGTGTTGTGCTGTAAGCCGATGAAGGAgttgctgctgcctctgggccACACACAGATCTGATTCGAGATGGGAGAAGTCTCCATAcccaggagatgctggagctggTTTGCTTTCCCCTGTAAGGGAAAGACCCAGCTTGAGAAATGGATGGGTAAAAAAGGTGCCATTAGCACAGGAGATGCATAAACCAAGCTCTGCATGACTCAGACATTTGTTTGTGAGACTATGCAAACCAAAATGCTataggcaaaaaaagaaaaaaatgcacagacaaATGATAAATCATAAGAGCAAAGAACTGCCCAGCTGTTCCAACGCTTGGTGGAATAGcaggaagggaatggagctcACTGAAACCCCTAGAGATGTAAATAACCACAAGAGAGTGAAGGTTCCTCCCAGCCCTTGCTGCTTGTTGGCAGGATGGCTGAGCTCAGCTTGTCCAGGCCCTGCTCACAGCGGCTGACCTGGGAAACGTGAGGCAAagctccaggctgggatctCTGGGAGGAAAACAACACTAGAAATTCACTTCCTCCCCCTGCTTGGAACTGGAGTGGACCAGAGTGAGAGAATGCTTGGAACTTTGGCTACTGTTAGAAGAGGaatgaagtaaaacaaatatttttgtaataaaaatttaatatccTTTTTTTGGGCTTTGTAATCAAAGCAGCTTTATAAGCTATGCGCGCATGCACAGTAATCCTCCACTAATCCTGCTCGCCTCAGGCATATGAGATGCTACAGAAATAACAAGGCAATGCATAGTACAGAAGAAActtctaatttgtttttgtcTAGCTCAGCATAAGGCCAAGCCCCAGGTGCAATGGACCATCACATGAAAAATGTAACAGAGCTCAAATGTAAAATACTCCTGCAGCCATGTATATTGATCAAATACCAGATGGCACAAATGGGGTAACTGTGGGATGGAGTTGGGAATGGAAGTCAAGTTCCAGattctttttccaaaacaagGTACCATTTAAATTTGTGAAATCCAGGGCAACAGCAAGAAAGCCAGGGTTTTGTGGGGGTCAGAGCCCAGTGAACATCGCTGCTAGGCACAGTACAACATATTTCCTCAAAATTTTCACTTCAACTCAATTAGGAGCAGCAGTAATCCACACcaatttgtgcttttttgtaATTTGGCTTTGATTTGCCACTCATGAGGCTATGAAATTACGAATTTTTATTGATCTTACAGCTGGGGACATCTGCTGCTGGTAGGTGTTGCTGATGCCTCCATTGGGGAagatccttttctttctctttcaaggACACATGAATTCCTCTAGTCTGCAGGAATGTTCCACTGTGCCGGCATCAAACCCCGGTGTCCTAGTAGGGGTGTGAGGGATCTTTTAGACACCGACtctgagtttatttttactgtgacTAATAGACCCATTCTAGTTCGGAATCAAGCCAGGGCCTGAAACTGAAATTGCTTCCTAGTAAGTAATTTGCTCCAGTTAGTGAATTGAGGGAAGTATTCCCATCCTCCTAGACCTACCGGCTTGGCAGTGTTAATAAAATATACCCCAACCAAGGAGAGGTGGCAGGATGCCAGAACAACGCATAAAAACTATCTTTCCTGGGGAGAGTCATCCGACAAGTTGCCAGCGGGGACTGCTCCTCCACCAGTCTGCCAGGGACTCCTCTGGAAGAGCCCTGTGGTGGCACAGTGAGCTGCCAACAGCGAGAGCCTGCAGCACAAACTCATGTGCCCACAGCCACCAGAGACACGGGTGCTGGCCCTGGGCCAGGAGACACGTAACTCACAGCCACTGCATCCCCTCGCCAGGCACAGCAACCGTGCACGCGTGGACATCAGCTGCTCTGACCTCAAGCAGGGCAGAGGTGGTGCTGACAGGCCAGGAAAGGCACCCCAACGCTGCCCATCACCACTCTGCCTGCCCACGTGGGAGGCATAACCCCAGGGCTGTACCCCAAGCATGTGCTGGGAACCCTTCTTAAACCTGATCCCCGCCAACAGCAGCTCAAGCAGCAAAGCTACCCCTGCTCCTGGGCTGACACAgccttcctgcctttcccacgcagcacagcagagcccagcagtgtGGGCAGGCACAGGGTCACAGTGTGCCTGGGACAGAGGACACCGGCTCCTGCGAACACTGAGGAGGCTAAATGCTGGAGCTAAGGCTACTCCCTTGTGGGCACTCCATGGGCCTTCACTGTCCCAGAcatgctggagctgagcagccccTTAAGAGGTTGCAGGTGGAGCCTGTTTATAGTACCTGTGCTCACAGCTGTGTCAGCTTACAGTCAGGcaattgttaaggttggaaaagacctgtaagATCGCAAAGTCCAACCTTCAGCAAAACGCCACCACTGTGTTCACCTAActcatgtccccaggtgccacacccacattttttaaaaacttccagGGAACAGGATtaacagcttccctgggcagtgcctgtgccagccctttccatgaaggaTTTTCCCTTAATATTCaaccaaacctcccctggctcaacttgaggccattttgtCTCAtcctatcacttgttacctgggagaagagagtgACCCCACCTGGCTCCAATGTCCTatcaggtagttgtagagagtgagAAGGTCCATGTCATCGCACTCCTCCCCTCCCCCTAGTGCTCCTGCATTTGGGGTGAGATTGAAATTGTGATGTcaactattaaaatattaatgtgatcctttcaatttccttctgcttcGTGGGGAGCAATGGCATGTGGAAGAAGGTTTGCTCTGATTCCTCTGAGATGTGAGAGAGTAACTAATTACTGGAGAAGATGAGATACAGTCCTGTGATTCCCTGGAATATCTGCTAAGCCTCAGGACAGTTTGTATATAATAGAGCCACTCTTCTACAAGGAAAagataaacaaagcaaaacaaagacagcactggagcaaacagcagctctggataGTCACTGGTCTCAGAGTTAATCTAGAAACTGGTAAATAAGGCTGCAGACAATTAATTTGAGGAATATTGcctgtaaataatattttacagtaGGATTGGTTCATCGGGAGGGTTCCTGGTGAACTCATAGGAAGTGTGGGGAGAAAGGTAAGACGCTACATTGCCTTCAGCTGTTTAAATGATTCCTGCAGATCCTATtacagaagggaaagggaaatgtcTGCAGAACAAATCATACGAGTTGCTATTTCCAGTGGTCCAACAGCCCCtataaaagagagagaaaacgCCTGTGTGCTCTGGAGCAATAAAAGACACATTTGTCCCCCATTCATCACTGCGTTATCCTCGGGTGTGTGCAGACGCTGCCGAGCCCATGGGGTGGGGGATTAGCACAGCCCCTGGCTCcgcagcagctgccctggggtcAGCCTGGGCACGGGCCACGGCCTGCTCCGGCAGCTCTGACCCCGAGCTCAGGCACCACAGCTACCCTGCTTGGGCACA from Parus major isolate Abel chromosome 11, Parus_major1.1, whole genome shotgun sequence includes these protein-coding regions:
- the LOC109022827 gene encoding uncharacterized protein LOC109022827 — its product is MATPLLGEGAPRPFRAIQSPSRRGGKPSFYWTVLPLINVCGAPRAPGLTLTRPVSEGRGGGGAGGPFERRCRCWRALGRSPGAVGALCPHRVPTVPPLCPRAVPTVSLGIPRQLRPALAEDLPPGLLSREAGGQGRLLSRPPSPGQAALLPPAPPLPFRERWWARLLSCRVLEKAGTCQTTDQEYVARATECKQEHSTLQITKAKLQKDISCPSLAQRPVPTEHLAGSSAAQTPWMLKSRGSINSRPSRGRGRQTWSRNAARAAAQPGPEACSRRRRRNLVIDSWSLVGASMLGYRGHRSRGASQNSLPASATCSSRAPEAETGSRIPLISISPCPSDFILAQPQALISEAKQSYSS